AAAGGAGGAGAGAGACCGTGTTAACTTGAGAACCCAAAAATGAGTACCCAAAATAGGAGAAATTTTGAGAAATGACCTCTTTTGGTCATTCAAATTGATTTATAACATTGTTTTAAAAATAATTGAAGAATAACCATATTGAGTTGTAAAATATCATAAGTACCCTTTTCTTTCTTTGAAAATGAAAGTTAAAATCTAATTTTCAGTTTCCCACTCTTCTTCTCCAATTTGTACGGATTTCCCCTTCTCATCAATATTGATTTTCCACTAAAAAAATGATCCAAGATTTTTTTTTTTTTTTTTTGCTTTTTCAGCTTGTTCCTTTTAACCGTAATCAAAATACGTATAACTATTCACGTTACGAAACCTCATCAAATTTCAGAACAACAAAACTATAAACATGAAACAATGGTCATTCCACCAAATCTTAAGTTCACGGCTCAAACTCACACACCGGTAATAATCAAAGATGTTTGAAATAACCCTAATTAATCTAAAACTTTGGGACTCCAAAAAGCACAAGGCAAATCTTGTTCAGCAGTAGAGATTTACAGAAGATAGGAATTATTTCTCAATATTAATATTTTTGGGTGTTTCTGACACTAGATTGATCGTCTGGGTAAAGCAATGGTCTGGTCTGATATTAAGCATTTGTGCTCGATTAAAATGAGTACATGACGAATTTAAAAGATCTAAGGCCATATAGTTTCTTTTTTGCTACATCATAATTCTAGTCCCAGCCTCTCAAGGAGTTAGATTTCTCTTCCCCTAGTATTGAAGTTGTAGTTGGCATGTGAAAAAATTGCAGTACATACTTTCATTCGTTGAAGTGGAGAAGAAACACAACCCCATGCGATAAAGAAAAAATGGAGAAATTTTGATAAATAACCAATTTTCAGTATTCAAAATGATTTTTAACCAACATTTAAGAAACAGTTGAAAAATAACCTTTTAGTGGGGTGAAATGACATAACACCCCGAACTCCATTCTTTCATCCCGTACGACCTCATCGATCATCAACTCTTCAAATGGAGCACCATCCTCGACACCACCCCAATTTTTCAGTTTCACAACCCCTCCAATTTTGTTCCTACTTCATTGACCGGTTCCACCACTTCACTCTCCGACTCAAACTCCGATTCCGAGTTCAATGTCTCAATCCTAAACTCACCGAGGCCTTGATGACACACCCTATCTTCTTCTTCTTCTTCTTCCTCCTCTCTCGACTAGTTAACTCAGTTCAAATATGCCCAACCCCGTCTTTGGTTTCTTTGAGTCCATTACTTTCATGAGGTCAATATATGCATGGAGGGATTCGAAGCAACTGATAACAATAGCAGGTGCTACATTCGATATAGTAGTACATCATTGTCAGATAAATATTTTGACTGGAGGTTGGTCTGAAAGCTTTTGAGAATATGAATACTATATATATAATGCACGGACCCAGAATAGAATGGTTCAACCTTCACTTTTGTTTCCCTTTAATGATGCTTAGTTATGGTCACTGGAATGATAATTTGAGGGACGAGCCTAAAGGGTTAGTTTATACTTGATAATTATGTTCAACGGCAGCATTCATCTTTTGAATAATTGATACTTGATTTTCATCTGCTTGATCAAACTGTATGTGTACTGACAGAGATACAAATTAAAGATTGGAGGCAAGAGTGTGAGTGTAGGAAGTTGAGCAGGTGGATTGGTGTTTGAACTTGGTTCTTCTTTGGACACGAATGATAAATTATATCCATTACCGGGTGGTATGAATCAGTTATATCGGAGGGTAGTGCTCCATTTGAAGAGTTGATGATCAATGAGGTCGTACAGAAGGAGGAATGAATGGAGGTGGGGGTGTTATGTCATTTCATCTTACAAAAAGGTTATTTTTCAATTGTTTCTTAAATGTTGGTCAAAAATCATTTTGAAGGCTGAAAATTGGTTAATTATCAAAATTTCTCGAAAAAATGAGAGAGAAGTTTGTGTTCCATGAATAGTTAATTAGGGTAAGTATGGTTTTTTACGTTTTCAAATGGTTAGTTTTGAACTTTTCTAGATAACAAGGTTATAAATCAATTTAAAGGGTCAAAAGAGGCTATTTCTCAAAATTTCTCCTAGAATAGCACCAGCTAAGGAGACTGAGAGCAAAAAACAAGTGCTAAGTAGTACAAGTTATTTTTGTACTCTCTCTCACCAAACATAGGTCAAACCACTTAGTACCTCTTATCTAGTACAATACTATTTAGTCACATGTACCAAACATGCACAAAGATCACTATCAGTCCTTGACTAACTCTTTATAGACTTCACCAAATTTGCTTTAGCCACTCCTGTTTTTTTTTTTTTTTTAACAAAGTGAACGGTAGAGATTTTAGCAACTCTTGTCTTGACTGAACCAGTTGGAGGACCTACAGGTTGTGAAAACAATGACATGTTCTTCATGGCCTCTACAGGACAAGTCTGCAATGCTTTCAACCAAGAATTGATCACACCCCAACGGATCATGAATAAAAAGTCCAGTCTCTACAGAAGCCTTGTATTTTATCAAAATTAAAATCCAACTCAATAATCACAGCTGGGGTGAATTCCACTTCTTTCCAAACCCAAATTATGCAACGAACATCGAATTCGTGTTTGATATTGCATATATGTTTGTTTCTAAAATAAACTTTCTCTCGGATTAAACCTAAATTTTATTTTCTCCCCTTTGCTTGATGGTCCAGTGGCTTCAATGAGGTTAGTTCCGAATTCCAATTACAGTACAAATGCATGCCAATTAAGCTCATGTGTTCAGATTCATGATGCCAGTTACATTTAACCGCCATCATCAAGCGCAGCAAGTATGTACTGATCCATATCCCATTACCAAACCACAACCTACATCTTTAAACATAGTCTACATGATCACCTTGTTTCTCAACTAAACCATTATTCTATACACACGATAGTTTCACACCATATGTTTCACCCATTATGAAAATGTTCATACCTTAGCTACCTCTCAGCATAATCTAATGTCATATGCATGCAGTTGATCTGTGTATAAAAGAGCAGCAAATATTCAGAAGTCATAAGACCCTCTTATAGATCCTAGTTGAACATATCAACATTTCTCCTCTCTTTGTATCAAAACATGGGGAGTGAAGGTATTGCTCCAGGAGATTCTACAATGAAGGCCAACGCCGGAAGAGCTACGATTCTGGCTCTTGGCAAGGCCTTCCCTCACCAGCTTGTCATGCAGGATTATCTGGTTGAGGGATATTTCAGAGATAACAACTGTGATGATCCAGACCTCAAGGAGAAGCTGGCTCGACTCTGTAAGTCCATCAACTTCTCTCACCAGCTATATACACATGCATGAACTGTAAATCTGAACCATGACACTTCTTTGTTTTCAAACAAACCGACAACATAATATGTCAAATATCTACCGATAGAACGTTAATTATCCTTTGGATATAAAAACAATTTTAAGAGGAAAAGAAACATTAAACCAGAAATAATTGCGGCTAATTCAGTTGTTCTTCTATGTCAATTCTTAGGCAAGACAACAACAGTTAAAACTCGGTACGTGGTCATGTCAGACGAGGTTCTAAAGAGATATCCAGAGCTTACACTTGAAGGTATCCCCACGGTGAAGCAAAGACTAGACATCTGCCATGATGCTGTAACACAGATGGCCATTGAAGCTTCACATGCTTGCATCAAGAACTGGGGAAGGCCTGCTTCGGACATAACACACTTGGTTTATGTGTCATCCAGTGAAGCTAGACTACCTGGTGGAGACCTTTACCTAGCAAGAGGACTTGAACTCTCCCCTCGGACTAAAAGAGTCATGCTTTACTTCTCAGGTTGCTCTGGTGGCGTGGCAGGTCTTCGTGTAGCAAAAGACATTGCCGAGAACAATCCATTGAGCAGAGTTCTACTTGCTACTTCTGAAACTACTATTATCGGCTACAAACCACCAAGTGCACATAGACCATATGATCTTGTTGGTGTAGCACTGTTTGGTGATGGGGCTGGAGCTATGATCATTGGCTCAGACCCTGAGCTAGTCTCCGAAAATCCTCTATTTGAGCTTCACACAGCGCTTCAGGAATTCTTGCCAGGCACGGAGAAGACCATAGACGGAAGACTCACAGAAGAAGGGATTAGTTTCAAGCTAGCAAGAGAGCTTCCTCAGATAATCGAAGATAATGTGGAGGGGTTCTGTGAAAGGTTGATGGATGTAGTTGGGTTTGATAAAAAGGAGTACAATAAGATGTTCTGGGCTGTTCATCCAGGGGGTCCTGCAATTTTGAACCGGATGGAGAAGCGTCTGGATTTGTTCCCAGAGAAGCTTGATGCTAGCAGAAGAGCTCTAATGGATTATGGGAATGCCAGCAGTAACACCATTGTGTATGTGCTTGAGTACATGATAGAAGAGAGCAAAAAGAAGAAGAAGAAGAAAGAGCAATCAAATGGTGAATGGGGTTTGATCCTGGCTTTTGGACCAGGTATAACTTTTGAGGGCATCCTAGCAAGGAACCTCACTATCTAAGTATGAAGACAATTCTCACATAGCAATGGAACTTTTATTTCGGCTCTGATTATAAAAAAAAAAAATGACCCATCGATTCATGTTGGGACAAATGAGGTGTTTATAACTTTGTCAAAAATAACTTCCGTGTGTTTCTGTCATTGTCGTTTCACCATCTCAACTGAATAACCAAAGTTAAG
The window above is part of the Fragaria vesca subsp. vesca linkage group LG2, FraVesHawaii_1.0, whole genome shotgun sequence genome. Proteins encoded here:
- the LOC101301442 gene encoding chalcone synthase-like; amino-acid sequence: MGSEGIAPGDSTMKANAGRATILALGKAFPHQLVMQDYLVEGYFRDNNCDDPDLKEKLARLCKTTTVKTRYVVMSDEVLKRYPELTLEGIPTVKQRLDICHDAVTQMAIEASHACIKNWGRPASDITHLVYVSSSEARLPGGDLYLARGLELSPRTKRVMLYFSGCSGGVAGLRVAKDIAENNPLSRVLLATSETTIIGYKPPSAHRPYDLVGVALFGDGAGAMIIGSDPELVSENPLFELHTALQEFLPGTEKTIDGRLTEEGISFKLARELPQIIEDNVEGFCERLMDVVGFDKKEYNKMFWAVHPGGPAILNRMEKRLDLFPEKLDASRRALMDYGNASSNTIVYVLEYMIEESKKKKKKKEQSNGEWGLILAFGPGITFEGILARNLTI